TGGGCCTCACCGGTACCAAGGTTTCCTGCGATGAAGGGGCCTGCGGATGCTGCACGGTCCTGATTAACGGGAAGGCGGTTAATTCATGTATGACACTCACGGCTGAGTGCGGGGGCAAGGAGATAACGACCATTGAGGGCTTAAGCGATGCTCAAACCGGCTCACTCGATCCTTTGCAGCAATCGTTTATCGAACAGACTGCATTCCAGTGTGGGTTTTGCACACCCGGCATAATCATGAGCGCAAGGGCACTCCTCAACGAAAACCCCTCCCCTACGGACGAGCAGATTCAGGAGGGCCTGTCCGGAAACTTCTGTCGCTGCATCAGTCACTACCAGGTCATAGAGGCGGTTAAGGCCGCTTTCGGGAAAGGGAGATAGGGTATGGCTGAGCAGTACCGGTTTATCGGCAAACCCATACCCCGACAGGATGCTCGGCAAATTGTGACAGGCAAAGCCCGGTTTCTCGATGACATCACGCTCCCTGACATGCTCTATGGGGCGGTACTCCGAAGTCCACACGCCCACGCCTCGATCGTAAGCATAGACAAGACAAAGGCGTGTGCCCTGCCTGGGGTCAAGGCCGTGCTTTCATGGCAGGACATACCTGACTGGAAAGGTGGACAGGGCAATACCACCCGCGTTCTCGACCACAAGGTTCGATTTGTCGGTGATGCCGTGGCACTCGTTGCCGCTCAAACCAAAAAGATAGCAGAGGACGCGCTCCGTCTCATAGACGTGGAGTATGAGGTTATACCCGCAATCTTCGATCCTGAAGAGGCGGTAAAGCCCGGGGCGCCTCAACTCTACGAGACATGTCCGGGCAACATCATGCCCCCTGGTGTCCCCGCTTGGGGCGGACCGAAAAGCCTGCAGGGAATCATGATGGGAGATGTGGATCACGGGTTCGCGGAGGCGGACGTGGTCGCCGAAGGCACGTTCGTTTACGACAATATAGCCAATCCAACGCCGCCCGAGTCTCCCGGGGCCATCGCCCTGTGGGAGGAGCCAAACCTGCTGACGGTCTGGGTATCGGACCAGTCCTTTTACAAGCATGTGTTCTATCTCAAGAGGATTGTTGGAAAGGACGTTGAGGTCAGGACCTTTGGCGGGCCCTGCGGGGGAAGTTATGGTTCGAAATCCATGTCATGGCAGGTCCAGTTGTATGCGGCGCTCTTGAGCAGGGCTACTGAGAGACCCGTAAAGGTTATTTTCAGCAAAGAAGAGCACCTTGCCGCTTTTGTGCTTCGGCCCGCTTCACGCATGTGTGCAAGAGTTGGCATGAAGAAAGATGGCACGGTCACGGCTGTCTCGGGTGAGTGGATGCTCGATACGGGTTATTACTCTCAGACGACTCAGGCACAGGTTGCGGTCGGTTGTGGTGAGGCACAGCTCGCCGTTAGGTGTGCGAACTGGAACCTCAAGACTTCCATCGTATGCACCAACAGAAGCGCATCAGGTATTGTCCGTGGATTCGGGGGGCAGGAGCTCAAATGCACGCTCATCCCTGTCTTAAGCCTGGCAATGGCAAAGGTTAATCTGGATCCTGTGGAATTCTTCAAGAAAAACTATGTGAAGCCGGGCGACGGGTATTTCTGGCGCGATGGGCTATGGTATACGTACAGGGGCATCGATTATGCGGAGGCCATGGAAGAGGGCGCTCGCCGGTTCAAATGGAAAGAAAAATGGAAGGGCTGGCTCAAGCCGACCTTAGCCAATGGCGCGAAGAGAAGGGGTATCGGGGTGGGCATTCACGGCAATGCCGATATCGGTGAAGATGCTTCAGAGGCATATGTCCGTCTTGATGCAGACGGGAGCGCAAAGATTTTTACGTGCCTTGCAGAGCACGGAACAGGCCAAAAAACCAACATCACCCGGATGGCGGCGGAGGTGCTTCGATTGCCGCTCGCGCGCATCTTCCAGATTCCATCAGATTCTCTGATCAGTCCGCACGAGCGTGGGCCCGGTGGAAGCCGCATGACCTATGCAGCCGGTTCTGCCGTGATAAAAGCAGCCGAGGACGCAATACGAAAGCTTCTGGACATGGCTCAACCCCTGCTTGGCGCGCCATCGCATGAGTTAGAGACTGAAGATGGCATGATTTTTTGCAAGGACAAACCCGAAAGAAAGGTACCCTGGGAGGCGGTGCTCGGTGCAAGCCACACCTGCATGGGCTATGGACGGTTCGAGCAGGACTTCACTCTTGCCAATTGCATGATCTCCTTTGTAGAGGTTGAAGTTGACGTGCAGAGCGGCAGGGCATCTCTCGTGCAAGTTCTCAACGCCACGAATGTGGGGCAGATCATCGACCCGCCCGGTCTCAGAGGACAGATGAACGGGTGTCTCGGGTCCGGAGGCATCGACAGCGCTCTTTTTGAGGAGACTGTCCTTGACCGCCGCACAGGGCACATGCTTAATTCAAACATGATCGACTACAAATGGCGGACTTTTACGGAT
This genomic window from Syntrophorhabdaceae bacterium contains:
- a CDS encoding (2Fe-2S)-binding protein, encoding MATTRKARQTIQHGETQSVALKINGNDYQFAVGCGSLEVDPAETLSSTLRDRLGLTGTKVSCDEGACGCCTVLINGKAVNSCMTLTAECGGKEITTIEGLSDAQTGSLDPLQQSFIEQTAFQCGFCTPGIIMSARALLNENPSPTDEQIQEGLSGNFCRCISHYQVIEAVKAAFGKGR
- a CDS encoding xanthine dehydrogenase family protein molybdopterin-binding subunit codes for the protein MAEQYRFIGKPIPRQDARQIVTGKARFLDDITLPDMLYGAVLRSPHAHASIVSIDKTKACALPGVKAVLSWQDIPDWKGGQGNTTRVLDHKVRFVGDAVALVAAQTKKIAEDALRLIDVEYEVIPAIFDPEEAVKPGAPQLYETCPGNIMPPGVPAWGGPKSLQGIMMGDVDHGFAEADVVAEGTFVYDNIANPTPPESPGAIALWEEPNLLTVWVSDQSFYKHVFYLKRIVGKDVEVRTFGGPCGGSYGSKSMSWQVQLYAALLSRATERPVKVIFSKEEHLAAFVLRPASRMCARVGMKKDGTVTAVSGEWMLDTGYYSQTTQAQVAVGCGEAQLAVRCANWNLKTSIVCTNRSASGIVRGFGGQELKCTLIPVLSLAMAKVNLDPVEFFKKNYVKPGDGYFWRDGLWYTYRGIDYAEAMEEGARRFKWKEKWKGWLKPTLANGAKRRGIGVGIHGNADIGEDASEAYVRLDADGSAKIFTCLAEHGTGQKTNITRMAAEVLRLPLARIFQIPSDSLISPHERGPGGSRMTYAAGSAVIKAAEDAIRKLLDMAQPLLGAPSHELETEDGMIFCKDKPERKVPWEAVLGASHTCMGYGRFEQDFTLANCMISFVEVEVDVQSGRASLVQVLNATNVGQIIDPPGLRGQMNGCLGSGGIDSALFEETVLDRRTGHMLNSNMIDYKWRTFTDLPPIENVVLETPIESHRFHAVGVGEVATAPGPVAVFMAVSNAIGTWLHEYPATPERVLSALKAAPANVAENKGDGF